In Sodalis ligni, a single genomic region encodes these proteins:
- a CDS encoding SDR family oxidoreductase has translation MQHRALIVGISGVIGSALAERLLEDGWQVYGISRGRTPVPEGSISLIADLASEPSVRSALQGLQVDRVFFAAWARQANEQENIRVNGAMVRNVLHTLGGTLAHGHAALVTGLKHYLGPFDAYGTGAVPPTPFREEQGRQSVDNFYYAQEDELFAAAKQFDFSWSVHRPHTIIGYAIGNAMNMGVTLAVYATLCKHTGRPFVFPGSAMQWHGLTDMTDARLLARHLEWAATRPGGQNEDFNVVNGDVFRWQWMWSQLADYFGIEAAPFPDSPQPLEHHMQDAATQWKAIAARHSLREADVDKLASWWHTDADLGRPMEVMTNMSKSRKAGFLDYQDTRDAFIDLFELLKAQRIIPA, from the coding sequence ATGCAGCATCGCGCATTGATTGTAGGCATCAGCGGCGTTATCGGCAGCGCGCTGGCGGAAAGACTGTTGGAAGACGGATGGCAGGTTTACGGCATCTCCCGCGGCCGTACCCCCGTTCCGGAAGGTTCGATTTCCCTGATTGCCGATCTCGCCTCCGAGCCGTCGGTACGGTCGGCGCTGCAAGGGCTGCAGGTTGATCGGGTATTTTTTGCCGCCTGGGCGCGGCAGGCCAATGAACAGGAGAACATCCGGGTCAACGGCGCCATGGTGCGCAACGTGCTGCATACTCTCGGCGGGACATTGGCCCATGGCCATGCCGCCCTGGTTACCGGATTAAAACACTATTTAGGTCCGTTTGACGCCTATGGCACCGGCGCGGTTCCCCCGACGCCCTTTCGTGAAGAGCAGGGGCGGCAGTCGGTGGATAATTTTTATTATGCCCAGGAAGATGAACTGTTCGCCGCGGCCAAACAATTTGATTTTTCCTGGAGCGTGCACCGGCCCCATACCATTATCGGCTATGCCATCGGCAATGCCATGAACATGGGGGTGACGCTGGCGGTCTATGCAACCTTATGCAAGCACACCGGGCGGCCGTTTGTGTTTCCGGGTTCGGCCATGCAGTGGCACGGTCTGACGGATATGACCGATGCCCGGCTGCTGGCCAGGCATCTGGAATGGGCCGCCACCCGGCCCGGCGGACAAAATGAAGATTTCAACGTGGTTAACGGCGATGTGTTCCGTTGGCAATGGATGTGGTCGCAACTGGCGGACTATTTCGGTATCGAGGCGGCGCCTTTCCCCGATTCCCCTCAACCGCTGGAACACCACATGCAGGATGCGGCGACCCAGTGGAAAGCCATTGCCGCACGTCATTCGCTGCGGGAAGCCGACGTTGATAAACTGGCCTCATGGTGGCACACCGACGCCGATCTCGGCCGGCCGATGGAGGTCATGACCAATATGAGCAAAAGCAGGAAAGCCGGGTTTTTGGACTATCAGGACACCCGCGACGCGTTTATCGACCTGTTTGAACTGTTGAAGGCTCAGCGGATTATTCCGGCCTGA
- a CDS encoding LysR family transcriptional regulator, whose translation MAQRTPAALSGQNMALRETHVFKGVASSIEEPVSWQRFFGEDKTAAGHFLAIARCGSFNQVARRFGMRADILRKSITRLEQRLGSRVFVQKNSVLELTSAGKYLHTLVRDAFFAEGDSAALPMITPIRLSIPPMLLEGALFRSLISWLRKNAGTKMVLQDPLAEDHQPADLKIWIGTSASPVPAARTFLDERRLTKLGYLPHIAGSYASKRIIPCRLEDLEDYLLAQYQGFSNLPGLHPWNDMIAGRRHGVIEVQSYDMLRELVRWSGCIGLLTDGTGGQNPHFMPLNGVFREAMALDVWIGVNPRSECLSEARRIMEMMAQACAE comes from the coding sequence ATGGCGCAACGCACCCCGGCCGCTTTATCCGGTCAAAACATGGCGCTACGGGAAACCCATGTATTCAAGGGGGTAGCATCGTCCATTGAGGAGCCGGTTTCCTGGCAACGTTTTTTCGGCGAGGATAAAACCGCTGCCGGACATTTTCTGGCCATCGCCCGCTGCGGCAGTTTTAATCAGGTTGCCCGCCGCTTCGGCATGCGGGCGGATATCTTGCGTAAAAGCATCACGCGGCTGGAGCAGCGGCTGGGCAGCCGGGTATTCGTGCAAAAAAACAGCGTGCTGGAACTCACCTCGGCCGGTAAATATCTGCATACCCTGGTGCGGGATGCTTTTTTCGCCGAAGGCGATAGCGCGGCGTTACCGATGATAACGCCGATCCGGCTGTCGATACCGCCCATGCTGTTGGAAGGGGCTCTGTTCCGTTCGCTTATTTCCTGGTTACGCAAGAATGCCGGTACCAAGATGGTGTTGCAAGATCCGCTGGCGGAGGACCATCAGCCGGCGGATTTGAAGATCTGGATCGGTACCTCGGCTTCCCCCGTCCCGGCGGCAAGGACGTTCCTCGATGAACGACGACTGACGAAACTAGGGTATTTGCCGCATATCGCCGGCAGTTATGCCAGCAAGCGTATCATCCCCTGCCGACTGGAGGATCTGGAAGATTACCTGCTGGCGCAATACCAGGGTTTCAGTAATCTCCCCGGCCTGCATCCCTGGAATGATATGATTGCCGGGCGCCGGCACGGGGTAATAGAGGTGCAATCTTACGACATGCTGCGGGAGTTGGTACGCTGGTCGGGCTGCATCGGCCTGCTTACCGACGGCACCGGCGGCCAGAATCCTCATTTTATGCCGCTGAACGGCGTCTTTCGCGAGGCCATGGCGCTGGATGTCTGGATTGGCGTAAATCCTCGCAGCGAATGCCTGTCCGAGGCGCGACGCATCATGGAGATGATGGCGCAGGCATGTGCCGAATAG
- a CDS encoding YbjN domain-containing protein, translating into MNEPALIENVTVQLLTDLLQGAGYRTNESEQGGIVQLLSASQGIGFAVRFGNPSPEPGTFLDFTLSCALRVNGALPSGLVEKWNQSKRFSRLSEQGGFLVLEMDVVVAGGVNQRYLRASIELWDRLLQEFLLYLRTFSAAPQPGKAKESAAAADGNGAETAERVDAAKNITMAGQLDAEQDAVDTDIQGRKTYAADDKTNTVAL; encoded by the coding sequence ATGAACGAACCGGCATTGATTGAAAACGTCACCGTGCAACTGCTCACCGACCTGTTACAAGGGGCGGGCTACCGGACCAATGAGTCGGAGCAGGGCGGTATCGTGCAATTACTGAGCGCCAGCCAGGGAATCGGCTTTGCCGTGCGTTTCGGCAACCCCTCCCCGGAGCCGGGAACGTTCCTGGATTTCACCCTGAGCTGCGCCCTGCGGGTGAACGGCGCGTTGCCCTCCGGGCTGGTGGAAAAGTGGAATCAATCAAAACGTTTTTCCCGCTTAAGCGAGCAAGGGGGATTTTTGGTGCTGGAGATGGACGTGGTGGTGGCCGGCGGGGTAAATCAACGCTATCTGCGCGCCAGTATCGAGCTTTGGGATCGTCTGCTGCAGGAATTCCTGTTGTATCTGCGGACATTCAGCGCCGCGCCGCAGCCGGGTAAGGCAAAAGAATCCGCCGCCGCGGCCGACGGCAACGGGGCTGAGACCGCAGAAAGGGTTGATGCGGCAAAGAACATCACCATGGCCGGGCAGCTTGATGCGGAACAGGACGCCGTTGATACCGACATCCAAGGCCGGAAAACCTACGCAGCGGATGATAAAACCAATACGGTTGCGCTATGA
- a CDS encoding peptidylprolyl isomerase: MNRRQTEAQEMLDLENKHCPIYQKEGGKGRRPSRKVAMTVVAAAVCVIVAGVALTQKKHSPSAVAAVGSAASATVGDQTASSVNADASPISSAQAADKTAATGAAASVASLGTVTISRQEVEQWLAALPPEGRAALQDKPEVREQWMREHLAEKALAAEARSKNWDRRPEVISAEREADQQILLRSYLDAVSQVPQTYPSAEEISAAYEQAKGKLQVPPRYHLRQIYLAAPSGDAAAVASVRKQAAALVVKARAGGADFAELARQFSQDAQSVAKGGDIGELPLQQLTPEVRGSVAALGKGDVSDPIESAEGFHIIKLEDVQPARTATLEEVTPQLRAALRQQRQRQQAQDYLAHLTTVSPLNIDDAALTNMVTQP, encoded by the coding sequence ATGAACCGCCGCCAAACCGAGGCACAGGAAATGCTGGATCTTGAAAACAAGCATTGCCCTATTTATCAAAAAGAGGGCGGCAAAGGCCGGCGGCCGTCTCGGAAGGTCGCCATGACCGTCGTTGCGGCAGCCGTCTGCGTCATAGTGGCCGGCGTGGCGCTGACGCAGAAAAAACATTCGCCCTCGGCAGTGGCGGCGGTTGGCTCCGCGGCTTCGGCTACCGTCGGGGATCAAACCGCATCGTCGGTAAACGCCGACGCGTCGCCCATATCATCTGCCCAAGCCGCCGATAAAACCGCCGCGACGGGCGCCGCCGCTTCGGTAGCCAGCCTGGGAACGGTGACCATCAGCCGGCAAGAGGTGGAGCAGTGGCTGGCCGCTCTGCCGCCGGAAGGGCGCGCGGCGCTACAAGACAAACCGGAAGTCCGCGAACAGTGGATGCGGGAACATCTGGCCGAAAAAGCGCTGGCGGCGGAAGCACGGAGTAAAAACTGGGATCGGCGGCCGGAGGTGATAAGCGCGGAGCGGGAGGCGGATCAGCAGATTTTGTTGCGCAGCTATTTGGACGCCGTGAGCCAGGTGCCGCAAACCTATCCTTCCGCCGAGGAAATTTCGGCAGCCTATGAGCAGGCCAAAGGGAAGCTGCAGGTGCCGCCGCGTTATCATTTGCGCCAGATCTACCTGGCGGCGCCGTCCGGTGATGCGGCGGCGGTAGCGTCGGTACGTAAACAGGCGGCTGCGCTGGTGGTCAAGGCCCGCGCCGGCGGGGCTGATTTCGCCGAGCTGGCGCGCCAGTTTTCGCAGGATGCGCAATCGGTGGCGAAGGGCGGTGATATTGGTGAATTACCTTTGCAACAGCTAACGCCGGAAGTCAGGGGGAGCGTCGCCGCGCTCGGCAAAGGCGACGTGTCGGACCCCATCGAGTCAGCAGAGGGTTTCCACATCATCAAACTGGAAGATGTGCAGCCGGCTCGCACCGCGACCCTGGAAGAGGTGACGCCGCAATTACGCGCCGCCTTGCGCCAGCAGCGCCAGCGCCAGCAAGCCCAGGATTATCTGGCTCATCTCACCACCGTCTCGCCGTTGAATATCGATGATGCGGCGCTAACCAATATGGTAACGCAGCCATAG